The proteins below come from a single Polynucleobacter sp. MWH-UH23A genomic window:
- a CDS encoding integration host factor subunit alpha, protein MSEFNSNDTVTKNELSEALFDQVGLNKREAKDMIDAFFDRIGQSLESGTEVKISGFGNFQLRNKSARPGRNPKTGQMIPIAARRVVTFHASQKLKDVVESHARENRV, encoded by the coding sequence ATGAGTGAGTTTAATTCCAACGATACCGTAACAAAAAATGAGCTATCTGAAGCGCTCTTTGATCAAGTGGGTCTGAATAAGCGTGAAGCCAAAGATATGATCGATGCTTTTTTTGATCGAATTGGTCAGTCGCTTGAGTCTGGCACTGAAGTGAAGATTTCCGGTTTTGGTAATTTCCAGTTGCGCAATAAATCGGCTCGTCCTGGCCGAAATCCAAAGACAGGTCAAATGATTCCAATCGCTGCTAGACGTGTAGTGACATTTCATGCAAGTCAAAAGCTCAAAGATGTAGTGGAGTCACATGCTCGAGAAAACCGAGTTTGA
- the rpmI gene encoding 50S ribosomal protein L35, with the protein MPKMKSKSSAKKRFTVRAGGSIKRGQAFKRHILTKKTTKNKRHLRGSAEVAKSDIKSIRSMLPYA; encoded by the coding sequence ATGCCCAAGATGAAGAGCAAGAGTAGCGCGAAAAAGCGCTTCACGGTTCGCGCAGGCGGATCGATTAAACGGGGTCAGGCTTTCAAACGCCACATCCTCACCAAGAAGACCACAAAGAACAAGCGTCATTTGCGTGGTTCCGCTGAAGTTGCGAAATCTGACATCAAGTCAATTCGCTCCATGCTTCCATACGCTTAA
- a CDS encoding PaaI family thioesterase — protein MTTTNPNSQKPQRTIFFGLDIPFLDHLGVVPESAENGKVRISYVVKPEHTNSFHVAQGGVIMTLLDFAMGAAARTASNHQLGAITIDMTTSFLRPSLGKITVEGRLLKAGKSINYCEAVALNEAGEITAKASGTFVLRR, from the coding sequence ATGACTACAACTAACCCCAATTCTCAAAAACCTCAACGAACCATCTTTTTTGGTTTGGATATTCCTTTTTTAGATCATTTAGGCGTTGTGCCTGAGTCTGCAGAAAATGGGAAGGTGCGCATTAGTTATGTAGTCAAGCCTGAGCACACCAATAGCTTTCATGTGGCTCAAGGTGGAGTCATCATGACTCTTTTAGACTTTGCAATGGGGGCTGCAGCTCGAACGGCTTCAAATCATCAGCTTGGCGCCATCACCATCGATATGACAACCAGTTTCTTGCGCCCAAGCCTTGGCAAGATCACTGTCGAGGGTAGATTACTAAAGGCGGGAAAATCGATTAACTACTGTGAGGCAGTGGCTCTTAACGAGGCAGGGGAGATTACCGCTAAGGCGAGCGGTACATTTGTTTTAAGGCGTTAA
- the rplT gene encoding 50S ribosomal protein L20, producing MPRVKRGVTARARHKKITDAATGYRGRRKNVFRIAKQAVMRAGQYAYRDRRNKKRVFRALWIARINAAVREHDMTYSVFMNGMKKAAIELDRKVLSDMAIADKAAFAALVTRIRSVVNAAA from the coding sequence ATGCCAAGAGTCAAACGTGGGGTTACAGCAAGAGCCCGTCATAAGAAAATTACCGATGCCGCAACAGGTTACCGCGGTCGTCGTAAAAACGTATTCCGTATTGCTAAGCAAGCGGTTATGCGTGCTGGTCAATATGCATATCGTGATCGTCGTAATAAGAAACGTGTATTCCGCGCTCTGTGGATTGCCCGTATCAATGCGGCAGTGCGTGAGCACGACATGACCTATAGCGTATTCATGAATGGTATGAAGAAAGCTGCGATCGAGCTCGACCGCAAAGTGCTTTCTGATATGGCTATTGCTGACAAAGCAGCTTTCGCTGCTTTGGTTACTCGGATCAGATCCGTAGTAAACGCTGCAGCTTAA
- the pheS gene encoding phenylalanine--tRNA ligase subunit alpha, whose product MVSLDQIVEDAKCDFSRASDSAALEDAKARYLGKSGVLTERLKALGGMSPEERKSAGAQINQIKTQVEAALQERRQALADAVLQQRLAAESIDVSLPGRGQAVGSLHPVMRTWERVEEIFRSIGFDVADGPEIETDWFNFTALNSPENHPARSMQDTFYIDGKDSLGKPLLLRTHTSPIQVRYASEHVKKFANADAMPPIKVIAPGRTYRVDSDATHSPMFHQVEGLWIAESVSFADLKGVYTDFLRTFFETNELQVRFRPSYFPFTEPSAEIDMAFGSGKLAGRWLEISGAGQVHPNVLRNMGIDPERYTGFAFGSGLERLTMLRYGIDDLRLFFENDLRFLAQFPA is encoded by the coding sequence ATGGTTTCTCTCGACCAAATTGTCGAGGATGCCAAATGTGATTTCTCAAGAGCTTCCGATTCGGCCGCTCTTGAGGACGCGAAAGCCAGGTATCTCGGTAAATCAGGTGTTCTTACTGAGCGTTTAAAAGCGCTTGGTGGAATGTCGCCTGAGGAGCGCAAGAGTGCTGGCGCCCAAATTAATCAAATCAAAACTCAAGTAGAGGCTGCATTACAAGAGCGTCGCCAAGCATTGGCTGATGCTGTATTGCAACAGCGTCTCGCTGCAGAATCGATTGATGTGTCCTTGCCAGGGCGCGGTCAAGCAGTTGGTAGTTTGCATCCGGTGATGCGTACTTGGGAACGAGTAGAAGAAATCTTCCGTTCCATTGGTTTTGATGTGGCTGATGGCCCTGAAATTGAAACTGACTGGTTTAATTTCACGGCACTTAATAGCCCAGAAAATCATCCTGCCCGTTCAATGCAGGATACCTTTTATATCGATGGCAAAGACTCTTTAGGGAAGCCTTTACTGTTACGTACGCATACCAGCCCAATTCAGGTTCGTTATGCCAGTGAGCACGTCAAGAAATTCGCTAATGCTGATGCGATGCCTCCTATTAAGGTTATTGCGCCTGGAAGAACATATCGCGTTGATAGTGATGCAACTCACTCTCCAATGTTCCATCAAGTAGAAGGATTGTGGATCGCAGAGAGTGTTTCATTCGCTGATCTCAAAGGCGTCTATACCGATTTCTTGAGAACCTTTTTTGAAACGAATGAGTTGCAAGTGCGTTTCCGTCCATCCTATTTCCCATTTACAGAGCCATCGGCTGAAATCGATATGGCATTTGGCTCTGGCAAGTTAGCAGGCCGTTGGTTAGAAATCTCCGGGGCAGGGCAGGTTCACCCAAATGTGTTACGCAACATGGGTATCGACCCTGAGCGATACACTGGCTTTGCCTTCGGATCAGGTCTTGAGCGCTTAACTATGTTGCGCTATGGCATCGATGACTTGCGTCTCTTCTTTGAAAATGATCTGCGTTTCTTGGCGCAGTTCCCTGCATAA
- a CDS encoding MerR family transcriptional regulator: MLEKTEFDASSALPSSQLPPIPAKRYFTIGEVADLCGVRSHVLRYWEQEFSQLSPQKRRGNRRYYQHHEVVLIRKIRALLYEEGFTISGARNRLEEARGELRLRDELLAVLQILSK; the protein is encoded by the coding sequence ATGCTCGAGAAAACCGAGTTTGATGCTAGCTCGGCACTACCGAGCTCTCAACTTCCCCCTATACCAGCAAAGCGCTATTTCACGATTGGTGAAGTGGCGGATCTGTGTGGTGTTCGCTCCCATGTCCTGCGTTACTGGGAACAGGAGTTCTCTCAGCTAAGTCCTCAAAAACGTCGTGGCAACCGCCGCTACTATCAACACCATGAAGTGGTATTGATTCGTAAAATTCGTGCCTTGCTTTATGAAGAGGGTTTTACGATTTCCGGTGCCAGAAATCGTCTTGAAGAAGCTCGCGGAGAGCTTCGTTTGCGTGATGAGTTACTTGCGGTCTTGCAAATTCTATCCAAGTAG
- a CDS encoding excisionase family DNA-binding protein, with protein MKAITPEMEYLSTRQSAKVLQVSLGTVQKMVELGELIAWKTRGGHRRILASSLEQQLQRRKRAMRQKSTQNCVAMGIFRRSENSIALLEAIGDWQLKVEMEVAVDSLEGLMKAVSIAPDLIYLDALIPPVEQVHLIHYLSKNKDTQRIPILVDEGFIKLHPGVVTLADENAGTRSSIPEALKEELENGLIELNPLIIGYPATDPEMDAALNPDNRHELLEPLFLEALSRKCF; from the coding sequence ATGAAAGCAATTACGCCAGAAATGGAATATCTAAGCACTAGACAAAGCGCCAAAGTTTTACAAGTTTCTCTGGGAACAGTGCAAAAAATGGTGGAATTAGGTGAATTAATCGCCTGGAAAACCCGTGGCGGACATCGACGCATTTTGGCAAGCTCCTTAGAGCAGCAATTACAAAGGCGTAAACGGGCTATGCGCCAAAAAAGTACCCAAAATTGTGTTGCCATGGGAATCTTTCGCCGCAGCGAAAATAGCATAGCGCTTTTAGAGGCTATTGGCGATTGGCAACTCAAAGTAGAAATGGAGGTTGCGGTAGATAGTCTAGAAGGCCTAATGAAGGCAGTATCAATTGCCCCCGATCTCATCTATTTAGATGCACTAATTCCGCCTGTAGAGCAGGTACATCTGATTCATTATTTGAGCAAAAACAAAGACACACAGCGTATTCCTATACTAGTAGATGAAGGTTTTATTAAACTTCATCCAGGAGTCGTTACCCTAGCGGATGAAAACGCTGGAACTAGATCGAGCATCCCAGAGGCACTCAAAGAGGAGCTGGAGAATGGCTTAATCGAACTCAATCCATTGATTATTGGCTACCCAGCCACTGACCCGGAAATGGATGCGGCACTTAACCCCGATAACCGGCATGAACTACTCGAGCCCCTGTTTTTAGAAGCACTATCGAGAAAGTGCTTTTAA
- a CDS encoding H-NS histone family protein: protein MSSYKELLAQREQLDKQIKEAIAREKADGIAKAKLIIEQYGLSASDLFSRKAGGKSAGGKVAPKYRNPSTGETWTGRGKAPKWIEGRDRSNYLI from the coding sequence ATGTCTTCCTACAAAGAACTATTGGCTCAACGTGAGCAATTAGATAAGCAAATTAAAGAGGCAATTGCCCGTGAAAAAGCGGATGGAATTGCAAAAGCTAAGCTCATTATTGAACAATATGGCTTGTCAGCTTCAGACCTATTTAGTCGTAAAGCAGGCGGCAAAAGTGCAGGCGGCAAGGTAGCACCAAAGTATCGCAATCCATCGACCGGCGAAACCTGGACTGGTCGTGGCAAGGCTCCTAAGTGGATCGAGGGTAGAGATCGCAGTAATTACCTTATATAA
- a CDS encoding 2-oxoglutarate dehydrogenase E1 component has product MMQDQRDKSYLFGGNAPYVEELYESYLHDPASVEDHWRDYFDNVKQVPAVDGSSRTDIAHGPIVASFAERAKQGPIRTISDSADSELGRKRVAVQQLIAAYRNVGNRWANLDPLKRTERQDIPELDPAFYGFTDGDMDIVFNTSNTFFGKSEMTLRDLLQALRETYCGTIGAEFMFIADQKIKKWWQEKLESIRSTASFNVEEKRQILDRLTAAEGLERYLQAKYVGQKRFSLEGGESFIACMDELIRDAGSKGVQEIVIGMAHRGRLNVLVNTLGKMPKDLFAEFEHKGPETLPAGDVKYHQGFSSDISTPGGPVHLSLAFNPSHLEIVNPVVEGSARARMERRGDMLGEQVMPVLVHGDAAIAGQGVMQETLAMSEVRGYSTGGTVHIVINNQIGFTTSDPRDLRSSLYCTDIMKVVDAPVLHVNGDDPEAVVLATKLAVEFRTKFHKDVAIDIICFRKLGHNEQDTPAMTQPLMYKIIAAHPGTRKLYADKLETQGVLPAGTGDLMVKEYRAAMDAGKQTSDPVLSNFKGKFAVDWSPFLNKKWTDEADTSIPLTEWKRLAEKISTIPEGFKAHPLVAKVYNDRAAMGRGEANIDWGMGEHMAFASLVASGYPIRLSGEDSGRGTFTHRHAVLHDQNREKWDTGTYVALQHVTKDQAPFVVIDSILSEEAVLGFEYGYAAAEPNTLTIWEAQFGDFANGAQVVIDQFIASGEVKWGRANGLVMMLPHGYEGQGPEHSSARLERFMQLCADTNMQVIQPTTASQIFHVLRRQMIRQFRKPLILFTPKSLLRNKDAASPLSEFTKGGFQTVIGERDETIDAKQVTRLIACSGKVYYDLVKQRTEKKATDVAIIRVEQLYPFPHKALASELKKYPKLEEVVWCQDEPQNQGAWFFVQHNILENMSDGMKLAYAGRPASASPACGYAHLHQEQQKSLLNAAFAKLKGYVITK; this is encoded by the coding sequence ATGATGCAGGACCAAAGAGATAAATCCTATCTCTTCGGCGGAAACGCCCCCTACGTAGAGGAGCTCTACGAATCTTATTTGCACGACCCTGCTTCCGTTGAGGATCATTGGCGTGACTATTTCGATAACGTGAAACAAGTTCCAGCAGTCGATGGTTCATCGCGAACTGATATTGCTCACGGACCAATTGTTGCCTCATTTGCTGAGCGCGCTAAACAAGGTCCGATTAGAACGATTTCGGATTCAGCTGATTCCGAGTTGGGACGTAAGCGCGTTGCGGTCCAGCAATTAATTGCAGCGTATCGAAACGTTGGCAATCGCTGGGCCAATCTTGATCCATTAAAGCGGACTGAGCGTCAGGATATCCCTGAATTGGATCCTGCTTTCTATGGCTTTACTGATGGCGATATGGATATCGTCTTCAACACAAGTAATACATTCTTTGGTAAGTCAGAAATGACCTTGCGTGATTTGCTACAGGCATTACGCGAGACTTACTGCGGCACGATTGGCGCCGAGTTCATGTTTATTGCTGATCAGAAAATTAAGAAGTGGTGGCAAGAAAAGTTGGAATCGATTCGCTCTACTGCAAGTTTCAATGTAGAGGAGAAGCGTCAAATCTTGGATCGCCTCACAGCAGCAGAGGGTCTGGAGCGTTATCTGCAGGCTAAGTATGTCGGTCAAAAGCGCTTCTCTCTAGAGGGGGGTGAAAGCTTTATTGCCTGCATGGACGAGCTCATTCGTGATGCTGGTAGCAAAGGCGTACAAGAAATCGTTATTGGTATGGCGCACCGTGGTCGTCTGAACGTATTAGTGAACACCTTGGGCAAGATGCCTAAAGACTTATTTGCCGAATTTGAGCACAAAGGTCCTGAGACATTGCCTGCCGGTGACGTGAAGTATCACCAAGGTTTCTCAAGCGATATATCTACTCCAGGCGGCCCTGTTCATTTATCACTTGCATTTAATCCATCGCACCTTGAGATTGTTAATCCAGTCGTTGAGGGTTCAGCACGTGCGCGTATGGAGCGACGTGGTGATATGTTAGGCGAGCAAGTGATGCCAGTTTTAGTACACGGCGATGCTGCGATTGCGGGTCAGGGCGTGATGCAAGAAACTTTGGCAATGTCCGAGGTTCGCGGCTACTCCACTGGTGGCACGGTTCATATCGTGATTAACAACCAGATTGGTTTTACGACATCTGATCCGCGTGACTTGCGTTCGAGCTTGTACTGCACCGACATCATGAAGGTGGTCGATGCCCCAGTTCTTCATGTGAATGGTGATGATCCTGAGGCGGTAGTTCTTGCAACGAAGCTGGCAGTAGAGTTCCGCACCAAGTTCCATAAAGATGTCGCAATCGATATCATCTGTTTCCGTAAGTTGGGTCATAACGAGCAAGATACGCCTGCAATGACTCAGCCTTTGATGTACAAAATCATTGCAGCCCACCCTGGTACTCGTAAGTTATATGCCGACAAGTTAGAAACTCAAGGTGTATTGCCCGCCGGCACTGGTGACTTGATGGTTAAAGAGTACCGCGCCGCAATGGATGCAGGTAAGCAAACCTCCGATCCGGTACTGAGTAATTTCAAAGGTAAGTTTGCGGTAGATTGGTCTCCATTCTTAAACAAGAAGTGGACTGATGAGGCCGATACCTCCATTCCATTAACAGAGTGGAAGCGCTTGGCGGAAAAGATTTCTACGATTCCAGAAGGTTTCAAAGCGCACCCATTGGTAGCGAAGGTTTACAACGATCGTGCTGCGATGGGTCGCGGTGAGGCGAATATCGACTGGGGTATGGGCGAGCATATGGCTTTCGCCTCTCTGGTTGCGAGCGGCTATCCAATTCGTCTATCGGGCGAGGACAGTGGTCGCGGTACATTTACCCACCGCCATGCAGTTCTTCATGATCAAAATCGCGAAAAGTGGGATACCGGGACGTATGTAGCCTTGCAGCATGTAACTAAAGACCAGGCACCATTTGTTGTGATTGATTCCATTCTTTCTGAAGAAGCGGTTCTTGGTTTTGAATATGGATATGCAGCGGCAGAGCCAAATACCTTAACCATTTGGGAAGCTCAGTTTGGCGACTTCGCAAATGGCGCACAGGTGGTGATTGACCAGTTCATCGCCTCAGGCGAAGTGAAGTGGGGCCGTGCAAATGGCTTGGTCATGATGTTGCCGCACGGTTACGAAGGTCAGGGCCCTGAGCACTCATCTGCGCGTTTGGAACGTTTCATGCAATTATGTGCTGATACCAATATGCAGGTTATTCAGCCGACGACCGCATCACAAATTTTCCATGTGCTGCGTCGTCAAATGATTCGCCAGTTCCGCAAGCCACTTATTTTGTTTACGCCAAAATCATTGTTGCGCAACAAAGATGCTGCTTCACCGCTTTCAGAATTTACTAAGGGTGGTTTTCAAACTGTTATTGGCGAGCGTGATGAAACAATCGACGCTAAGCAAGTGACCCGTTTGATTGCTTGTTCTGGAAAAGTCTATTACGACTTAGTGAAGCAGCGCACTGAAAAGAAAGCGACTGATGTTGCAATCATTCGTGTTGAGCAGTTGTATCCATTCCCGCACAAGGCTTTAGCCTCAGAGTTGAAGAAGTATCCAAAGCTGGAAGAGGTTGTTTGGTGTCAAGATGAGCCACAAAACCAAGGTGCGTGGTTCTTTGTTCAGCACAACATTTTGGAAAACATGTCTGATGGTATGAAGTTGGCATATGCAGGACGTCCCGCATCTGCTTCTCCTGCTTGTGGATATGCCCATTTGCACCAAGAGCAGCAGAAATCTCTTCTCAACGCGGCATTTGCCAAATTAAAGGGTTATGTGATTACTAAATAA
- the pheT gene encoding phenylalanine--tRNA ligase subunit beta, with the protein MQFSESWLRQYVNPSLDSEALGHALTMAGLEVEEQHSVAPPFTKVVVAQILSAEQHPDADRLRVCKVDAGTGQELQIVCGAPNARAGIKIPCAMVGAELPPAEAGGKPFVIKVGKLRGVESQGMLCSGRELGLGDDHEGILELPADAPVGEDIRQYLDLDDQIFVIKLTPNKADCLSLIGVAREVSAITGAALCTPKWNAPAAAINEKRKVTVENKELCGRFAGRVIRGVNPQAKTPDWIVKRLSRAGQRSISALVDLSNYIMLEMGQPTHVFDIDKLDGDITVRWAKAGETLELLNEQTVTLQGSDAAGKLQDAGVVADQKGPVALAGIMGGNHCAVSDDTKNVYVEAAYWLPSAIQGRARRFNFSTDAAHRFERGVDPQNTVNCLEYLSALITEVCGGQAGPVDDQILNVPERKSVKMRLARAQKVIGIQLTNEIVADVFKRLGFEFKQEGDTFVVTPPSYRFDIEIEEDLIEEVARLYGFENIPDQPPVASLKMSAKDEAKRGTHLLRQRLALQGYQEAVNFGFTDLESEQRLTGATDKDVIAVLNPIANQYGVMRSTLWGGLLSNLKSNLNRGAGRVRLFETGRVFKRDSNVQEAAGKVAGFLQPQKVGGIAYGAFVPEQWASATRAVDFFDVKGDLERVLDPLRIVTEAAQHPALHPGRSAKVFLAGPKNRIDIGWIGELHPGLQQAYELPQAPVLFELDLDPIRELGLPVPQELSKFPAVQRDLALVVKQGVSAQSLLDAMADSKQNFVCAIELFDEFKPKAASNSMADDEKSLAFRVTLLNPAETLQDAQIDAVMSALLGAVEKKCAARLR; encoded by the coding sequence ATGCAATTTTCAGAATCTTGGCTTCGTCAATATGTAAATCCATCGCTTGATAGCGAGGCTTTAGGTCATGCCTTGACGATGGCTGGCCTTGAAGTCGAAGAACAGCACTCTGTTGCACCTCCATTTACTAAAGTCGTTGTTGCGCAAATTCTGTCTGCCGAGCAACATCCTGATGCAGATCGTTTGCGGGTTTGCAAAGTCGATGCTGGCACCGGTCAAGAGTTACAAATTGTTTGTGGTGCTCCAAATGCACGCGCTGGTATCAAGATCCCTTGTGCCATGGTTGGCGCTGAACTGCCTCCAGCGGAAGCGGGTGGCAAGCCTTTTGTGATTAAGGTGGGCAAGCTTCGTGGCGTAGAGAGCCAAGGAATGTTGTGTTCAGGCCGTGAGCTTGGCTTGGGTGATGACCATGAAGGCATCCTAGAATTGCCTGCCGATGCTCCAGTGGGCGAGGATATTCGTCAATACCTCGACTTAGATGATCAAATCTTTGTTATTAAGTTAACTCCTAACAAAGCAGACTGCCTTTCTTTAATTGGTGTTGCTAGGGAGGTGTCTGCAATTACGGGGGCTGCATTATGTACTCCCAAATGGAATGCTCCTGCAGCTGCAATCAATGAGAAGCGCAAAGTTACTGTTGAAAATAAAGAGCTTTGCGGACGATTTGCTGGGCGCGTCATTCGTGGTGTAAATCCTCAAGCGAAAACGCCAGATTGGATTGTGAAGCGCTTATCTCGTGCAGGCCAAAGAAGTATTTCTGCTTTGGTGGATTTATCAAACTACATCATGCTAGAAATGGGTCAGCCAACCCATGTATTTGATATTGATAAGCTTGACGGTGATATCACTGTTCGCTGGGCTAAAGCAGGTGAGACACTTGAGTTATTAAATGAGCAGACAGTAACTTTGCAGGGTTCCGATGCAGCTGGAAAACTTCAGGATGCTGGAGTAGTGGCCGATCAAAAAGGCCCAGTTGCGCTTGCTGGAATTATGGGCGGCAATCATTGCGCGGTAAGCGATGACACCAAGAATGTTTATGTAGAGGCGGCTTACTGGCTCCCGTCGGCCATTCAAGGTCGTGCTCGTCGCTTTAATTTCAGCACGGATGCAGCACATCGTTTTGAGCGTGGTGTTGACCCTCAAAATACCGTAAATTGTCTTGAATACCTTTCTGCATTAATTACCGAAGTTTGTGGCGGTCAAGCAGGCCCAGTCGACGATCAGATTTTGAATGTGCCTGAGCGAAAGTCAGTCAAAATGCGCTTGGCCAGAGCCCAGAAAGTAATTGGTATTCAGTTAACAAATGAAATCGTCGCGGACGTATTCAAGCGTCTTGGTTTTGAGTTCAAGCAAGAGGGCGATACTTTTGTTGTTACGCCACCAAGCTATCGCTTTGATATCGAAATTGAAGAAGACTTGATTGAAGAAGTCGCGCGTCTGTACGGCTTTGAAAATATCCCTGATCAACCGCCAGTTGCGTCACTCAAGATGAGTGCCAAGGATGAGGCCAAGCGTGGCACTCATTTGCTGCGTCAACGTTTAGCGCTGCAAGGCTATCAAGAGGCCGTAAATTTTGGATTTACCGACCTTGAGAGCGAGCAGCGGTTAACTGGAGCAACTGATAAGGATGTGATTGCGGTTCTAAATCCAATCGCCAATCAGTATGGTGTCATGCGCAGTACCTTGTGGGGCGGTTTACTATCAAACCTTAAATCAAACCTCAATCGTGGAGCGGGTCGTGTTCGTTTATTTGAAACAGGACGAGTATTTAAGCGAGATTCCAATGTTCAGGAAGCGGCAGGCAAAGTTGCTGGTTTCCTACAGCCACAGAAAGTAGGCGGTATTGCTTACGGCGCATTTGTACCGGAGCAGTGGGCTAGCGCTACGAGAGCGGTAGATTTCTTCGATGTCAAAGGCGATCTAGAGCGAGTTCTTGATCCTTTGCGTATTGTTACTGAAGCAGCACAACATCCCGCATTGCATCCTGGCCGTAGCGCAAAGGTTTTCTTGGCTGGACCTAAAAATCGAATTGATATAGGCTGGATTGGTGAATTGCATCCAGGTCTACAACAGGCTTATGAATTGCCTCAAGCTCCAGTATTGTTTGAGTTAGATTTGGATCCAATTCGTGAGCTTGGTTTGCCCGTGCCACAAGAATTAAGCAAATTTCCCGCAGTGCAACGTGATTTAGCATTGGTAGTGAAGCAGGGTGTATCTGCTCAATCATTGTTAGATGCTATGGCTGACAGCAAGCAAAATTTTGTGTGCGCCATTGAGTTGTTTGATGAATTTAAGCCAAAAGCAGCTTCTAACAGTATGGCAGATGATGAAAAGAGCTTGGCATTCCGAGTAACCCTATTAAATCCCGCCGAAACTTTACAAGATGCTCAAATTGATGCTGTAATGAGCGCCTTGTTAGGTGCCGTTGAGAAAAAGTGTGCAGCCCGTCTGCGCTAG
- the infC gene encoding translation initiation factor IF-3, with the protein MFFKGIKKIATEKLQRINREITAPEVRLIGIDGEPIGVVKLSEALAAAEEKDTDLVEIAPTAVPPVVRIMDFGKFKYQEAKRQHEAKLKQKVIQVKEVKFRPGTDDGDYGVKLRNLIRFLEDGDKTKITLRFRGREMAHQEIGARMLERLKLDLQEYGQVEQFPKMEGRQMVMVLAPVRKAK; encoded by the coding sequence TTGTTTTTTAAAGGAATTAAGAAGATCGCTACTGAAAAATTGCAGCGCATTAATCGGGAAATTACCGCTCCTGAAGTGCGTTTGATTGGAATCGATGGGGAACCCATTGGTGTAGTTAAGTTGAGTGAAGCCTTGGCTGCAGCAGAAGAGAAAGATACCGATTTGGTTGAAATTGCTCCAACAGCTGTTCCACCTGTAGTCCGCATCATGGACTTTGGCAAATTCAAATACCAAGAAGCCAAGCGTCAGCATGAAGCTAAGCTGAAGCAAAAAGTAATTCAGGTGAAGGAAGTGAAATTCCGCCCTGGTACTGACGATGGTGACTATGGTGTGAAGCTACGCAATCTGATCCGCTTTTTAGAAGATGGCGATAAGACAAAGATTACTTTACGTTTTCGTGGTCGTGAAATGGCTCACCAAGAAATCGGAGCAAGAATGTTGGAGCGTTTGAAGTTGGACCTACAAGAGTACGGCCAAGTTGAACAGTTTCCAAAGATGGAGGGTCGTCAAATGGTGATGGTATTGGCCCCCGTTCGTAAGGCTAAGTAA